GGGATTTTCATGCTGAGCAATAATATCCTGTGATAAGCGCTTCAAAATCGACTTTTCGGTCCGGGTCGGATAGTATTCCGGCAAAAGGCTTATCTCTTCAAACAACTGTGAACCCCTTTGATCATAGAAAAAACGGCTGGAAATGGTTTTCTGCTCAGCAGACAAACCTGAGAATATTTCTGTGGCAACGTCCGCCTCCTTTTCTGCATGCAGATAATTATTGAAGGTGATATTCATTACATCGGCCGAATGATAGATTTCAACAGTATCTGTATGATTGAATGATTGCTTCATATAATTATCCTTCCAGGATTAAACCAATGTTACGAACATAAAGATTCCTATAACTAAAAACAGAATTGAGATGCCAACCTTCATCAGATTCTCCGGCAGCTTTTTTTGAAGGCGGGGGCCGATTTGTCCCCCGATTACCACACCGGGTATGGTAAACAACACAATATTCAGAACCTGACTGAGCACTTCTTCTCCCTGCCGGATAAATTCATAAAAATGCCCTGCGGAGGCAACCAGAACTGTAATTACCACCACAAAAACAGATGTAGCTACAGCCACGGGTGTCGGAACCTTACATCTTGCTACCAGCTGATATTCCTGCAATTCTGCCAGACCTACCGAGATCATCCCGACAAATGCCCCGCCAACACCTGCAAACAACCGACCCATGTTCTTATTACATACCGTGTAACGAAAAACCCTGCCGGAACTGTCGGTCAATTCAGATTCATAATTTTTCTCAAACTCTTTGACATTAAGTTCTTCCTGCTTTTCCCTTTCTTCCCGTCTCCAGGCGGTGAAAAGCTGGGATCCAATGAACAACAGTCCGCTTGCAAAAATGGCTTTCAACACCAGATCCGGGAAAAAATCTGCATAAATGGTCCCGATTATGGCTGCAGGTATTGAAAACAGAAGAATATTTACAGCCAATTTGTAATCAATAAGCCTGGCCCTGTAATAAGCAATTAAACCACTGCTGAAACCAAAAAGTTCTGTTATCAATGCAGAACCGATGGCCATCTGAGGCTCGAGTCCGAGAGCCAGTATGAATAAGGGAGAGAAAAAAACAGCCCCACCAATACCCGAGGACATTGCAATAGTGGCTATGAGGACTGAAACCGGCAGCAGATACCAAAATTCTAAAGAAAACTCCATGTGATCGTGATTAATAAGAATTCAGTGACTCCATCATGGTAGGTATTAGTTCGGAAACCGTAGGATGCACCTGTACCGAGTCACGGATCACAGTATAGGGCTGATCGGCATACATGATATTCAGGATGCCACTGATGATCTCATCGCCTCCCACACCAAGCACAGCCGCACCCAGGATCCTGTCGGTATTGCTGTCGATCACTACCCGCATGAACCCATCGGTTTCACCCTTCTCCCTGGCCCTGGCCACATCCTGCATCTTCCTGTATCCGGTTTTAATGCTTCTGCCGCTCTTCACGGCCTGCTCAAGCGTCATGCCCGCACGGCCTAGGGGAGGATCCGTAAAGAGGCCATAGGTGATAATCCTGTCTGACAGCTTTCTATGCTTCCCCTCAAACAGGTTTTCTGAAACAATTTCAAAATCATTGTATGCGGTATGTGTGAAAGCACCCTGCCCATTGCAATCGCCAAGGGCATAAATATCCGGCACATTTGTTTCCAGGAAATCATTTACCCGGATAAAACCCTTTTCATCCAACTCCACACCGCTAAGCTCAGCTTGTAGTGTATCGGTATTCGGAATTCGTCCGGTAGCCAACAAGAGATGGGTGCCGGAGATTTCCGGGTTACCCTCTGTACAGTCAATCTTCACAGTAATGTTTCCCGGACTTTCTTGTTGGCCGCTGAGGCATTTGGCATTCATCCTGAAATGAATGCCCTCATTTTTGAGGATTTCCTGAATAGCCGAGGAAACGTCCGGATCCTCCCTGCCGATCAGTCGATTACCCTGTTCAATGATGGTCACTTTACTCCCGAACCTTCTGAATATCTGCCCGAACTCAAGTCCAATATAGCTGCCCCCCACGATGATCAGGTGTTCAGGAATCTCATCCAGTTGCAGGAGCTCCTTATTCGTTAGCACATCTACATTTGCAAATCCCGAAGGGATTCTGGCCCTGGCGCCTACATTAATAAAAATTTTATCTGACGTCATCTGATGCCCGTTGACAGTCACTTCCTTCGGACCGGTAAAACTTGCGTTTCCTTTGAAAACATGAATATATTTATTGTTTCCCAGGGCATCCGATAAACCGTCCACCGACTTTTGGATCAGTGAATCTTTCCTTTGCCT
This sequence is a window from Bacteroidales bacterium. Protein-coding genes within it:
- a CDS encoding FAD-containing oxidoreductase, which codes for MTKFDAIIIGSGQAGTPLAFKYASHKMKVAFIEKEHFGGTCLNVGCTPTKAYVASARRMFEVTHGEHLGIRIPEGSEPDLVRIRQRKDSLIQKSVDGLSDALGNNKYIHVFKGNASFTGPKEVTVNGHQMTSDKIFINVGARARIPSGFANVDVLTNKELLQLDEIPEHLIIVGGSYIGLEFGQIFRRFGSKVTIIEQGNRLIGREDPDVSSAIQEILKNEGIHFRMNAKCLSGQQESPGNITVKIDCTEGNPEISGTHLLLATGRIPNTDTLQAELSGVELDEKGFIRVNDFLETNVPDIYALGDCNGQGAFTHTAYNDFEIVSENLFEGKHRKLSDRIITYGLFTDPPLGRAGMTLEQAVKSGRSIKTGYRKMQDVARAREKGETDGFMRVVIDSNTDRILGAAVLGVGGDEIISGILNIMYADQPYTVIRDSVQVHPTVSELIPTMMESLNSY
- a CDS encoding sulfite exporter TauE/SafE family protein, which codes for MEFSLEFWYLLPVSVLIATIAMSSGIGGAVFFSPLFILALGLEPQMAIGSALITELFGFSSGLIAYYRARLIDYKLAVNILLFSIPAAIIGTIYADFFPDLVLKAIFASGLLFIGSQLFTAWRREEREKQEELNVKEFEKNYESELTDSSGRVFRYTVCNKNMGRLFAGVGGAFVGMISVGLAELQEYQLVARCKVPTPVAVATSVFVVVITVLVASAGHFYEFIRQGEEVLSQVLNIVLFTIPGVVIGGQIGPRLQKKLPENLMKVGISILFLVIGIFMFVTLV